In Bacteroidota bacterium, a genomic segment contains:
- a CDS encoding HDIG domain-containing metalloprotein: MKQKIDNAFRYNNTIYRVIVLLITISLITYWMPKGGQFDFEYQQGKPWLFEDLLAPFDFAISKSDEELKSEVNEVKAKSKLYFVYDEKISNNVFENFKIKIDRLGSERAFEGKYLKRMLKFGEEQLQTVYQFGILAKDETLKVPNKKRKVILLKDNIANDISFENFHTINSALQYIDQRIYFSEFVDDKAFFDEIFIGVLQQNVQYDASKTQTGMEEEISKISQTRGFVAQNTRIISKGDIVEGEALNKLNSLKAEYESKVLSERDYIWITIGHVIKVSVLLIMLLLFLFQFKHDVFDDNNKTSFVYLNLLMMVGMAAMVIHYEPKLIYIVPVSIVPIVLKSFFDSRLGLMTHIIVVLLIGFMAPNPFEYSFIQISAGIVTVLTVSTDHRRASMFISVGQITMIYFITYFAYSISQTGSLTGLNYMNFLFFAINGLLTLFSQPLIYLYEKSFKLVSDVSLLELSDTNSELMKMLSDKAPGTFQHSLMVANIAESAANEIGANARLVRTGALYHDIGKMNNPLFFIENQQTHVNPHDELDPKESANIIINHVLDGIEIAKKYNIPDRIIDFIRTHHGASMVYYFYKQYEETSNDTLLSDKSFRYPGPIPYSKETAILMMSDALEAASRSLKSYDSKSIGGLVDKIVSKQMEEGQFLNSNITFREIEMVKRVITKKLLNIYHARIEYPD; the protein is encoded by the coding sequence ATGAAGCAAAAGATAGATAATGCATTTAGGTACAATAATACAATTTACAGAGTTATTGTACTGCTAATAACAATATCACTGATTACTTATTGGATGCCAAAAGGAGGACAATTCGATTTTGAATATCAACAGGGGAAACCATGGTTATTCGAAGACTTGTTAGCGCCTTTTGATTTTGCAATATCCAAGTCGGATGAAGAGTTGAAATCTGAGGTTAATGAGGTTAAGGCTAAATCGAAGTTATATTTTGTATATGATGAAAAGATCAGTAACAATGTATTTGAAAACTTTAAAATTAAAATAGACAGATTAGGGAGTGAGAGAGCTTTTGAAGGTAAATACCTTAAAAGGATGTTGAAGTTTGGTGAGGAGCAACTTCAAACAGTTTACCAGTTTGGGATATTGGCAAAAGACGAAACTCTTAAAGTACCTAATAAAAAGCGTAAAGTAATATTGCTGAAAGACAATATAGCCAATGATATAAGTTTTGAAAATTTCCATACAATCAATTCGGCTCTTCAATATATAGATCAACGCATATATTTTTCGGAATTTGTAGATGATAAGGCTTTTTTTGATGAGATATTTATAGGGGTCTTACAACAAAATGTTCAATACGATGCCAGCAAGACCCAGACAGGAATGGAGGAGGAGATAAGCAAGATTTCTCAGACCAGAGGTTTTGTGGCACAAAATACGAGAATAATTTCGAAGGGAGATATAGTTGAAGGCGAAGCCCTGAATAAACTTAACAGCCTAAAGGCCGAGTATGAGTCGAAAGTGCTTAGTGAAAGAGATTATATATGGATTACTATAGGTCATGTTATTAAAGTTTCGGTATTATTAATAATGCTACTGCTTTTTCTGTTTCAGTTCAAGCATGATGTTTTTGATGATAATAACAAAACATCGTTTGTATATCTTAATTTATTGATGATGGTTGGGATGGCTGCAATGGTAATTCATTATGAGCCAAAGCTTATTTATATTGTACCGGTAAGTATAGTTCCGATTGTTCTAAAATCATTTTTCGATTCAAGGCTGGGTTTAATGACACATATTATTGTTGTTCTTCTGATAGGTTTTATGGCTCCCAATCCTTTTGAATACAGTTTTATACAAATTTCAGCGGGTATAGTAACAGTGTTAACCGTATCAACCGATCACAGGCGTGCCAGTATGTTTATTTCGGTTGGACAGATTACCATGATTTACTTTATAACTTATTTTGCCTATTCAATTTCCCAAACAGGAAGTCTGACAGGACTTAACTACATGAACTTCTTATTTTTTGCAATAAATGGATTATTGACTCTTTTTTCACAGCCATTGATTTATTTGTACGAGAAAAGTTTTAAGCTTGTTTCTGATGTATCCTTACTGGAATTGTCCGATACAAATAGTGAACTGATGAAAATGTTGAGCGATAAAGCACCGGGAACCTTTCAACATTCGTTGATGGTAGCAAATATTGCCGAGTCGGCTGCAAACGAGATTGGAGCTAATGCACGATTAGTGCGTACTGGAGCCTTGTATCACGATATCGGAAAAATGAATAATCCCTTATTTTTTATAGAAAATCAGCAAACACATGTTAATCCACATGATGAATTAGATCCTAAAGAGAGTGCCAATATTATTATTAATCATGTGTTGGATGGGATTGAAATAGCTAAGAAGTACAATATTCCGGACAGGATTATTGATTTTATCAGGACTCATCATGGAGCATCAATGGTCTATTATTTCTATAAACAGTATGAAGAAACTTCGAATGATACATTGTTGAGTGATAAGTCTTTTAGATATCCGGGACCAATACCATATTCGAAGGAAACAGCCATACTGATGATGTCTGATGCTTTGGAGGCTGCATCCAGAAGTTTAAAAAGCTATGATTCAAAGTCTATTGGCGGATTAGTTGATAAGATTGTTTCAAAGCAAATGGAAGAAGGCCAGTTTTTAAATTCTAATATTACTTTCCGTGAAATAGAAATGGTGAAACGGGTAATCACTAAAAAACTCCTTAATATTTACCACGCAAGGATCGAATACCCTGATTAA